In Vigna unguiculata cultivar IT97K-499-35 chromosome 3, ASM411807v1, whole genome shotgun sequence, a single genomic region encodes these proteins:
- the LOC114177867 gene encoding uncharacterized protein LOC114177867 isoform X2: MDIRCWEIFKFFLQESLKFHGSWSMPRNLLQTVQFVARDFLSLLEDTSISSGEVIISEERFKLYGTAIDCVSLVFLSHGGLSNKNLDLWVETAKVLVDLVLKTYSNSLDDSNVGALAQRFLWSVLQPFSKLGVHRAKKGFHNFVDKLLEPLLHLSSELHLRVNRSNPIWTSRLKEAVEEVLSHGLFHQVHISEFLSLHGSENDVTACDEKSNDSKTTIKSYTRHLFDVLNRIIARKNAMAMGSLGLLFHLYATSARKFKLDEGLKTTEKIGDSRQPVPGKHCNSNNISADIQKSLFNFFVLIMEPLLLKINAYIEVEVDANTLLLDLHGLLKSIGNLLAIFMREKVYLRTEDTSGGACLNFLKKIFNTLITSSTSVLHFSNYDTTNKMEIYGLPANEILVAMGYLLQIEYEVIGEGLVNLWLLILSFSAINCNLGNAFDQCSLPCTLPALECQTIHLYSQLRQVEVAILALCKAIRLIICPEGYTEEISSRFLTFLSNEVHSEAVERLLSSQNFIHAIYKAVESIPEGQVCGCIRQIRDDISESLMWMKDFCPLVDGKKSQFFNLQVELFGRGLSRLYCLVLGSVTVTDGNRNLFGVSVKELMELIRPYLSILVGQQPDTICKFFSSVTGQTVDQVIRKGKFLKKFGMSSQWVLVFFFQLYVSCQTLYRQAIPIPPDLPKKSAEVVDYTSYSACELMDRIDEIDFGFFSWIVQPSGSLLDVMKFISDIYLKHGSDDSSPLIYIFQSMALRRLVDVNKQIILFKYMQKKHDLQKPYKSKINTLKEEAVGLTNFVMENLSCVFQSPIFVSDYVTCEDVVSVATQSNECDLGVYFADRKSLQTLIWSNLCKSVDVWSNHASKKQMKKFFSHLLHTYLQSGTHNFQESGVQEIDKFKLLKMVTLSEISSELLNDSLLYKQKFVQRNLASIFCHALEKYALPLFNNVPCTDVNLQSLPNWVEFLSTLDKSTVLIDENKEIPEDCSAVESSTTHSHSKLPADISRKEKTFPVTDKVFRDCHHLLDLLCWMQDINARSFLGLMTCIFNLERLLVSAILYFQCTVHQDYYCEYLRLFVSCRRALWCILIGFYEKAEIIQSLPNTIVSESSFPVMWITKSLSVVVGITEAFSAENIILCKSMIFSLLDYTSHVLFSIGKYQSVCAISINKEAEMSCEEISNHMICHEENNLLSSSQSSPKLEALKCLTFMAENLKEHKHSLLVSINNSPHNVSVGSGLTTENIIRFSSAVCCFSRVLWGLTSSTGQRDAKDIEEKQILMWKSEHASELNSCISVFMELSDVFVNKFLFESNQLSKSSHNTQHSEDPAKANTSAGPENECKAAATCFTLSVDNVSKGVNDLGRALNPKGENSVARVLAGVDYSEAQGLNKHFLRSLVKGDHPEIALLLRQLLIAFSSLLRLNLQRNDRLLPSSLVSTFIEISQLLLLEFVEMVVVPQQSALLLLDGAHSYLRELVSYFPFTDPTSSRKVYTELIQIHMRAIGKTILLQGKGRTLTFHERQSSTKPLRCGSVEAYSSTELHCFALDEFRTRLRKSFRAYIERSSELHLLSTIQVIERSLVGILEGCTVIYDVKTSKDGEEILSVVAGGIDCFRMVLEFVSGRKGLKMIKRHSQSLVSAVFNIIVHLQSLHIFYDNLASGTVASTPDPGSAILMGVEVLVTVSRKQAQFPMDVGQILHIPAVLFQNVCQFRVTKASGPSESLMISKQHICDPVKRMGHVDHQFLVSLFIVSCQLLCTIIMHRPSECRQCVAHLEASVAVLLNCMETVSDDESKMNKGFFSSEEELKCACFMRRIYEEIEQKKDIFSRQCSLFLSNYIWVYSGYGPKRSGIRREVDEALRPGVYALIDACSVDDLQYLHTVFGEGPCRNTLANLLHDRKLNKYEGKV, encoded by the exons ATGGATATTCGTTGTTGGGAGAtattcaagttcttcttgcaGGAATCTTTGAAGTTTCACGGCTCCTGGAGTATGCCCCGGAACCTCCTACAAACTGTTCAGTTTGTTGCCAGAGATTTTCTGTCACTGCTAGAAGACACCTCTATTAGTTCAGGAGAAGTTATTATATCTGAAGAAAGGTTTAAATTGTATGGTACGGCTATTGATTGTGTTTCGTTGGTATTCTTGTCTCATGGTGGGTTGTCAAATAAAAACTTGGACTTGTGGGTTGAGACAGCCAAGGTGTTGGTTGATCTTGTGCTGAAAACTTATAGCAATAGCCTTGATGACAGCAATGTGGGTGCTCTTGCACAACGCTTTCTGTGGTCAGTGCTTCAGCCCTTCTCTAAGTTGGGTGTCCATCGAGCTAAGAAAGGATTTCATAATTTTGTGGATAAACTTCTTGAGCCGCTGTTGCATTTATCTAGTGAGTTGCATCTTCGGGTTAATAGAAGTAATCCCATTTGGACGTCGAGATTAAAAGAGGCAGTGGAAGAAGTCCTTTCTCATGGCCTTTTTCATCAAGTGCATATTTCTGAGTTTTTAAGCCTACATGGTTCAGAAAATGATGTTACTGCATGTGATGAAAAATCAAATGACTCAAAAACAACCATTAAGAGTTATACTAGACATTTATTTGATGTACTGAATAGAATTATAGCTAGGAAGAATGCTATGGCCATGGGTAGCTTAGGCttgttatttcatttatatGCTACTTCAGCAAGAAAATTCAAACTAGATGAAGGGCTCAAGACAACAGAGAAAATAGGTGATTCAAGGCAACCAGTGCCAGGAAAACATTGTAACTCAAATAATATTTCTGCAGACATTCAAAAatctctttttaatttttttgtactgATTATGGAACCCCTTTTGCTGAAGATTAATGCCTACATTGAAGTTGAAGTAGATGCCAATACCCTGTTGTTGGATCTTCATGGTTTACTAAAGTCTATTGGTAATTTGCTTGCTATTTTTATGCGAGAGAAAGTTTATTTGAGAACAGAAGACACATCTGGAGGAGCTTGTCTTAATTTcttgaagaaaatatttaatacactGATAACTAGTTCTACTAGTGTACTCCATTTCTCCAATTATGATACAACTAACAAGATGGAGATATATGGTTTGCCTGCTAATGAGATTCTAGTCGCTATGGGATATCTTTTGCAGATTGAATATGAGGTTATTGGTGAAGGCTTGGTAAATTTATGGCTTCTTATCTTGTCATTCTCTGCCATTAATTGCAATTTGGGGAATGCTTTTGATCAATGCTCATTACCTTGTACTCTACCTGCCCTGGAGTGCCAAACAATTCATCTCTACAGTCAACTACGCCAG GTGGAAGTTGCTATTTTAGCACTGTGCAAAGCTATAAGGCTTATTATATGTCCGGAGGGTTATACTGAAGAAATTTCTTCTAGGTTCTTGACATTTCTGTCTAATGAAGTTCATTCTGAAGCAGTTGAAAGGCTGTTATCTTCACAGAATTTCATTCATGCCATTTATAAAGCTGTTGAATCTATTCCAGAAGGGCAGGTGTGTGGGTGTATTAGACAGATAAGAGATGATATTTCAGAATCTCTCATGTGGATGAAAGATTTCTGCCCATTGGTTGATGgcaagaaatcacaattttttaatCTACAAGTGGAACTGTTTGGTAGAGGGCTATCTAGACTGTATTGTTTAGTTCTTGGTTCGGTGACGGTAACCGACGGTAACCGCAATCTTTTTGGAGTTTCCGTAAAAGAACTTATGGAATTAATTCGTCCCTACTTGAGTATTCTAGTTGGACAGCAGCCAGATACAATCTGCAAGTTCTTTTCTTCTGTCACAGGTCAAACTGTTGATCAAGTGATTAGAAAGggaaaatttttaaagaaatttggTATGTCCAGCCAATGGGTTCTTGTGTTCTTCTTTCAGTTATATGTGTCTTGCCAAACCTTATATAGGCAAGCAATCCCTATACCTCCTGATTTGCCAAAAAAATCTGCAGAGGTGGTGGATTACACATCATATTCTGCTTGTGAGTTGATGGACAGGATTGATGAGATAGACTTCGGCTTTTTTTCTTGGATTGTTCAACCCTCAGGTTCCCTCCTTGatgttatgaaatttatttctGACATATATCTTAAACATGGCTCAGATGATTCTTCCCCTTTGATCTATATCTTTCAATCTATGGCTCTTCGAAGGCTTGTTGACGTGAATAAACAGATTATATTGTTCAAGTATATGCAAAAGAAGCATGATTTGCAGAAGCCTTATAAATCTAAAATCAACACACTGAAGGAAGAAGCGGTTGGACTTACTAATTTTGTTATGGAAAATTTATCATGTGTGTTTCAATCCCCAATCTTTGTTTCTGATTATGTAACTTGTGAAGATGTAGTTTCTGTGGCTACTCAAAGCAATGAATGTGATCTAGGAGTTTATTTTGCTGACAGAAAGTCATTGCAAACACTCATCTGGTCTAATCTTTGCAAAAGTGTTGATGTTTGGAGCAACCATGCTTCAAAGAAGCAAATGAAAAAGTTCTTCTCACATTTACTCCATACTTACCTTCAAAGTGGAACACATAATTTTCAAGAGTCAGGTGTGCAAGAAATTGACAAATTTAAGCTGCTGAAGATGGTCACTCTGTCAGAAATATCATCAGAACTTTTAAATGATTCTCTTTTGTATAAACAAAAA TTTGTCCAAAGGAATCTGGCCTCAATATTCTGCCATGCTTTGGAGAAATATGCACTGCCATTATTTAATAATGTTCCTTGTACTGATGTGAATCTTCAGTCATTGCCTAATTGGGTTGAGTTTTTAAGCACCCTTGACAAGTCAACAGTGCTTATTGATGAGAATAAAGAGATTCCGGAAGATTGTTCTGCTGTGGAAAGTTCAACCACTCATTCACACAGCAAACTTCCTGCAGATATCAGcagaaaagaaaagactttCCCTGTCACTGACAAAGTTTTTCGAGATTGCCACCATTTACTTGATCTCTTATGTTGGATGCAAGATATAAATGCAAGATCATTTTTAGGTCTCATGACTTGTATTTTCAACCTTGAACG GCTTCTTGTCAGTGCTATTCTGTATTTTCAGTGTACAGTGCACCAAGATTATTATTGTGAGTACTTAAGATTATTTGTCTCGTGTCGGAGGGCATTATGGTGTATATTAATTGGATTTTATGAGAAGGCAGAGATTATTCAATCATTACCGAACACAATTGTTTCTGAAAGTTCGTTCCCTGTTATGTGGATTACAAAGTCATTATCTGTGGTTGTGGGGATTACAGAGGCATTCTCTGCAGAAAATATTATTCTGTGTAAATCTATGATTTTTTCCTTGTTGGATTACACATCACATGTCTTGTTCAGCATAGGTAAATATCAAAGTGTTTGTGCTATTTCCATTAATAAAGAAGCTGAAATGTCATGTGAAGAGATCTCTAATCATATGATATGCCATGAAGAGAATAATTTACTTTCATCTTCTCAGAGCTCCCCCAAGCTTGAGGCATTGAAATGTTTAACCTTTATGGCTGAGAATTTGAAAGAGCATAAACACAGTTTGCTTGTTTCTATTAACAATTCCCCTCATAATGTCAGCGTGGGATCTGGTCTTACCACTGAAAACATCATTAGATTCTCGTCTGCAGTTTGTTGTTTTAGTAGAGTGTTATGGGGCCTCACATCTTCCACTGGGCAAAGAGATGCTAAAgatattgaagaaaaacaaatattgatgTGGAAAAGTGAGCATGCCTCTGAACTAAATAGTTGTATATCTGTTTTCATGGAGCTTTCTGATGTTTTTGTAAACAAATTTCTTTTCGAGAGTAACCAACTTTCCAAAAGTTCACACAATACACAGCATTCTGAAGATCCAGCTAAGGCTAATACCTCAGCTGGTCCAGAAAATGAATGTAAAGCTGCTGCAACTTGCTTTACTTTATCAGTTGATAATGTCTCCAAGGGTGTCAATGATCTAGGAAGGGCTTTGAATCCAAAAGGTGAAAACTCTGTTGCGAGGGTTTTGGCCGGGGTGGACTACTCTGAGGCACAGGGTCTAAATAAGCATTTTTTGCGAAGTTTGGTAAAAGGTGATCACCCTGAAATAGCTCTTTTGCTGAGACAACTGCTAATTGCTTTCTCATCTCTTTTGAGGTTAAATTTGCAGAGAAATGATCGTCTCTTACCTTCTAGTCTTGTATCCACTTTCATTGAAATTTCACAACTCCTATTACTAGAATTTGTGGAGATGGTTGTGGTCCCACAACAATCTGCTTTGCTGTTGTTAGATGGCGCTCACAGCTATTTGAGAGAATTGGTTAGTTATTTTCCTTTCACTGATCCTACATCCTCTAGAAAAGTCTACACAGAATTGATTCAGATTCACATGAGGGCAATAGGCAAGACCATTTTGTTGCAAGGAAAAGGGCGAACACTAACCTTTCATGAAAGACAGTCAAGTACAAAGCCACTTCGTTGTGGATCAGTTGAAGCTTATTCTTCTACTGAATTGCACTGCTTTGCCTTGGATGAATTTAGAACCAGGCTGCGGAAGTCATTCAGAGCATATATAGAGAGGTCATCTGAGCTGCATCTTTTGTCTACTATACAGGTCATTGAGAGATCTCTAGTTGGTATTCTAGAAGGATGTACTGTGATTTATGATGTAAAAACAAGTAAAGATGGGGAGGAAATTTTGTCAGTTGTGGCAGGTGGCATTGATTGCTTCAGGATGGTTCTTGAATTTGTTTCAG gTCGGAAAGGCTTGAAGATGATTAAAAGACACAGCCAGAGTTTAGTATCTGCTGTTTTCAACATTATTGTGCATTTACAGAGCcttcatattttttatgataacttGGCATCTGGAACAGTTGCCAGTACTCCTGATCCTGGGTCAGCCATTCTCATGGGTGTTGAAGTACTGGTTACAGTATCTAGAAAACAGGCTCAATTCCCAATGGATGTGGGTCAAATATTACATATCCCTGCTGTACTCTTTCAGAATGTTTGTCAGTTTAGAGTTACTAAAGCGTCTGGTCCATCAGAATCATTGATGATTTCAAAACAGCATATTTGTGATCCAGTAAAGAGAATGGGTCACGTTGATCACCAGTTCTTAGTTAGCCTCTTCATTGTGTCTTGTCAACTATTGTGTACCATTATTATGCATCGTCCAag TGAGTGCAGACAGTGTGTTGCCCATCTTGAAGCTTCTGTTGCGGTTCTTCTTAATTGCATGGAGACAGTTTCTGATGATGAATCAAAAATGAATAAGGGTTTCTTTTCTTCAGAAGAGGAACTAAAATGTGCCTGTTTTATGAGAAGAATTTATGAAGAG ATAGAACAGAAAAAAGATATCTTTAGTCGTCAATGTTCTCTGTTTTTATCCAATTACATATGGGTTTATTCAGGATATGGTCCCAAGAGAAGTGGCATCAGAAG AGAAGTAGATGAAGCTCTAAGACCGGGTGTCTATGCTTTAATAGACGCTTGCTCAGTTGATGATCTTCAATATCTTCATACTGTTTTTGGAG AGGGACCTTGCAGAAACACCCTGGCCAATCTTTTGCATGATCGCAAACTCAACAAATACGAAGGAAAAGTTTGA